The following coding sequences lie in one Lacerta agilis isolate rLacAgi1 chromosome 4, rLacAgi1.pri, whole genome shotgun sequence genomic window:
- the LOC117045090 gene encoding acetylserotonin O-methyltransferase-like — MSAPEQAGAVEILFQHQYAFLISKIMFTASDLGVFDLLMESKEPLTSVTIAERLGTSPFGMERLLDACVGLKFLRMERKDNQALYGNTDISNLYLAKSSLKSQYHSLKFSSEFIYPGMQYLADSVREGKSQTDRLYGISGKDWSGALNRSKSGLQKMFMDAMHAMWRLFGREMMAAFDLSRFPLVCDVGGCTGACAKEYISLYPNSTVTILDLPEIVEQAKNHYVSSQDHQITFHKGDFFKDPIPEADLYILTRVLHDWADDKCVQLLTRLHKACKPGGGVLIVETALNEDRKGPVRCQLFSVLMLLLTEGKERTSSEYNALLSAAGFKEIKQKKMSFYDAFLARK, encoded by the exons ATGAGTGCTCCAGAACAAGCTGGCGCCGTGGAAATCTTGTTTCAGCACCAGTATGCATTTTTGATCTCAAAG ATTATGTTTACTGCCTCTGATCTTGGTGTATTTGATCTGCTGATGGAGTCCAAGGAACCGTTGACTTCAGTGACTATTGCCGAACGTCTGGGTACCAGTCCCTTTGGGATGGAGAGGCTGCTGGACGCCTGTGTAGGCTTAAAGTTCCTGCGAATGGAGAGGAAGGACAACCAAG ctcTTTATGGAAATACAGACATTTCCAACCTCTACCTTGCCAAATCAAGCTTGAAGTCTCAGTATCATTCCTTGAAGTTCTCTTCTGAATTTATCTATCCGGGTATGCAGTACTTAGCTGATTCTGTGAG AGAAGGAAAGAGTCAGACTGATAGATTATATGGCATTTCAGGAAAGGATTGGTCTGGCGCTCTTAacag ATCCAAGAGTGGGCTGCAAAAAATGTTCATGGATGCTATGCATGCAATGTGGCGTCTGTTTGGCCGAGAAATGATGGCTGCATTTGATCTTTCGCGTTTCCCGCTTGTTTGTGATGTGGGAG GATGTACTGGAGCATGTGCCAAGGAATATATTTCATTATATCCAAATTCTACAGTGACAATTTTAGACCTACCTGAAATAGTGGAACAAGCAAAGAACCATTATGTGTCCTCGCAAGATCACCAGATTACTTTCCATAAAG GGGACTTTTTCAAAGACCCAATTCCAGAAGCTGATCTTTATATTTTGACTAGGGTCCTGCATGACTGGGCTGATGATAAGTGTGTGCAGCTACTAACCAGACTGCACAAGGCCTGCAAACCTG GTGGTGGAGTGTTAATAGTGGAAACGGCCCTCAATGAAGATAGAAAGGGGCCGGTAAGGTGCCAACTATTCTCTGTGTTGATGCTACTTCTTACCGAAGGCAAAGAACGAACCTCATCAGAATACAATGCGCTGCTTAGTGCAGCTGGATTCAAAGAgattaaacaaaagaaaatgagcTTCTATGATGCCTTTTTAGCAAGAAAATAA